The genomic window ATATATTGTTGCTCTATAAATTCATATATCTTATGAGCTTCTTTTAATTGTTCTTCTGTTAAGTGTATGTAAGGCTCTTCTCGTATGTGTGAAATATAGTTTTCTACAGGTTGAGACATTGCTAACTTATCAAGAAATCCAAATCCAGTTGTTACGAGCTTAATGCGTGCATCTTCAGAAATTTCAATAACTTGAACTACAGAATAGGGGAGAAGAAGAACAAAACTGCCACGCTTTATATCTATAGTATTTATGTCGACTGCAATCTTAGCTGTGCCTGCAATACATATAAATACAATCACTCCAGAATCTAATATCATAGGCCCTTTGTCTTTCAACGAATGAAAGTTGGTAGAGTCGCTATCGAACAGTAGATAACCTTCGTTAGTTAATTCCTCTCTTTTTTTATTTAATGGAGTCGGGTTTATACTCATAGCTTTCTTTATTGTTTGTGTCAAAAGTAACAATTATAGATGAAATTTGTTATATAATAAAACAATAAAAAAGGGAAATAATGGACAATATACAGGCTTTATTAATAAATACTCTGTAGTTATAGTCGCTTACCTTTGTGTGATGAAAATGTTATATAAGAAAATAAATGAATTAAATATGAAAAAGAGTTTAGTTTTAATGTTGGCAGTCTTTCTTCTTGTTGGCTGTAAAGATGCAAAACAAGACAAAGCAGTGGTAAGGAATGTTAAAGTAGACACTGTGACGGTTTATGGCGAAGTGAGTAGTAGCACATTTCCTGGTAAGGTAATAGCATCTTCGGATATAAATCTGGCATTTAGAGTTGGAGGTCCTATTAGTAAGGTGTATGTTGGTGTTGGTTCTTATGTTCGCAAGGGACAAGTGTTGGCAGAGATAGATTCGAGAGATTATGAAGTTCAGCTTGCAGCTACCGAGGCAGAGTATAATCGTATAAAGAATGAGGCAGAGCGTATAGCTAAACTTTATGAAAAGGGAACCGTAACTCCTAACGATTACGATAAGGCTCGTTTTGGATATAAACAAATAGAATCAAAACTTAATGCTCATCGCAATGCGCTTAAAGATACTAAGCTTATAGCTCCGAGTGATGGTTATGTTCAGAAACGCCTGTTCGAACCAGGAGAAACCGTAGGCGCAGGTATGCCTGTAATTTCTATGATAAACACAGGTCTTGGCGAAGTGGAAATTAATATTCCTTCGTCTGATTATATTCGTAGAGAAAGTTTCGATTCGTATTATTGTACTGTAGATATTTATTCGGGTAAAACGTTTAATCTCGAACCTATAGGCATAACTCGTAAGGCTAATGCTAATCAGCTTTACACTATGCGTTTTAGACTTAAAGACGAGAATAAAGAAATGCCCGGACCGGGAATGTCGGTTATGGTAACTATAAATTATAAACCAGAAGACAGTAATATGGTAGTTGTGCCTAATGTTGCTGTATTTAATGCCGACAATATAAATAAGGTGTGGGTGTATAATAAAGAGAATGAAACAGTATCGGCAAAGAGTGTCGAACTGGTTAATATATTGAGTAACGGTATGGCTGTAATCTCTTCGGGACTTACAGTTGGAGATGTTGTGGTGTCGGCAGGTGTTCATTCGCTTAAAGAAGGTGAGAAAGTAAAGTTATTACCTAATACATCGTCAACTAATATAGGAGGAATGTTATGATAGACTTTGGAGGTTGGGGGTTGAAGAACTCTAAATTGGTTTACTTTCTCGTATTTATATTAACAATAGGAGGGGTGTTGGCTATAAGAAGTATGGGTAAATTAGAAGACCCAGAACTTATTGTTAAGCAAGCAATGGTGGTTACTACTTATCCTGGAGCTTCGGCTCATCAGGTAGAGCTTGAAGTAACAGATGTGTTGGAGAAGTCGATTCGAACAATGAAAGATGTAGATTATGTGGAGAGTCGTTCGATGAATGATTTGTCTATGATTACCATAAATCTTTCTACTCTTGTGCCTAACAATGGGGTGGAAGATGTTTGGAATATTCTTAGACGTAAAGTATCGGACGTGCAAAGTCAGCTACCCGAAGGAGCTTCGGCATCTATTGTTAAAGACGATTTCGGTGATGTGATGGGAATGTTTTATGCTATGACATCAGATGGCTTTACCGACAGAGAATTGGGTGATTATGCCGATCTGCTTAAACGCAATATATTGGAGATAGAAGGTGTATCGCGTGTAGATATTTACGGACAAGGCAAAGAGTGTATCAATATAGAACTTTACGAAGATAAGTTGGCTAACTTAGGAGTATCGCCAGCCGAAGTTCTTTCTACTCTTACAGGACAAAATAAAACAGTTTATTCCGGCTATTATGAAGCAGGAGGTTCTCGAATAAGGCTCTCTGTTAACGACAGATACAGAGATGTTTCTGATATAGAAGAGTTGCTTTTACAAGGACATCAAGGCGATCAGTTTAGGTTGAAAGATATTGCTAAAGTATCGCTTGGTTACGAATCTCCTGTTCGTAATATGCTTAATTACGACAACAAGAAAGCTTTAGGTATAACTATCTCGGCAGTAACCGAAGCCGATATTACTCAGGTTGGGGCAAAGGTAGAAAAGTTGATAGAAGACTTAACTAATAATCGTTTGCCTGTGGGTATAGAATTACATAAGGTGTTCTTTCAGCCCGATAGAGTACATAACTCTCTGAATAGTTTTTGGATTAATCTAACAGAGTCGGTACTTATAGTTGTGATACTGTTGATTATATTTATGGGCTTTAAGAGTGGTATTATTATAGGTGTAAATCTTATAATAATAATATTCGGTTCGGTGCTTGTGCTTAACTTTACAGGAGGAACATTACAGAGGGTGTCTCTTGCTTCCTTCGTGTTGGCTATGGGTATGCTTGTTGATAATGCAATAGTTATACTCGACGGTATTCTTATAGACCTAAAGCGAGGCATACCTCGAAAAGAAGCTCTCACTAATATAGGAAAGAAAACGGCTATGCCTTTGTTGGGAGCAACGCTTATTGCTATACTTGCATTCTTCCCTATTTATCTGTCTCCTGATACGGCAGGTATTTATGTGCGCGATTTATTTATTGTGCTTGCAGTCTCTCTTATCATTAGTTGGATACTTGCCCTTGTGTATGTGCCTATACAGGCTGATAGAATGATAAAGGCGAGCAACGATAAATCTAATGAAGATCCATTTGCAAGCAAGGGTTATAAAGCTCTCCGAAAAGTTCTTACTTGGACTCTCAACAATAGAACGATAACCATATCGTGTACTGTAATTCTGCTGTTTGTTGCTTTACTTTGTTATAGGTTATTGCCACAGGGGTTCTTCCCAGATATGGACTACGACCAATTATATATAGAGTATAAACTACCCGAAGGTAATTCGAGCGATAAGGTTGAAGAAGATTTAATATCTATTACCGACTACTTATTATCGCGCGATGAAATTACTCACGTTACAACTTCAGTAGGAGGAACTCCTGCTCGCTACAACTTAGTGAGAAGTGTTGCTGAGCCGTCGTTATCTTATGGCGAACTTATTGTAGATTATACTTCTTCTAAAAAATTAGTATCTACTATTGATGAGATACAGCAGTATCTTACCGATCATTATCCGCAGGCTTATGTTAGGCTGAAAAGATATAATCTTATGTATAAGAAATATCCTATAGAGGTACAGTTTAATGGTCCCGACCCAGCGGTTCTTCGTAATCTAACAGAACAGGCTTTGGATATAATGGACAAAAGTGATGCTATATTTCTTACTAAATCAGATTGGGAACCTAAAACTCCTACGTTTATGGTCGACTATAATCAGTCTATCGCACGCAATGTAGGGCTTAGCCGACAAGATGTTGGTCTTTCTCTTCTTAGTGCTACTAACGGAATACCAGCAAGTGTGTTTTACGATAGTAATCAACGACAAACTATTTACCTTAAATGTGTGAATAGTGAAGGTAAACCTATTGAAAATCTTCAGAATGCTTCGGTATTTGGTATGATACCTTCGCTTAACTTCTTGAATAAAGAACTAATCCAAGGGCTTATAACTGGTGCTTATACCGAAGAAGATGTACTGAATGAGATGATGAGTACAGTTCCTCTAAGCCAAGTAGCCGATGGAGTTAAACTTGTTTGGGAAGACCCATTGGTGATAAGATATAATAACCAACGTGCAATGAGAGCTCAAGGTAATCCGGTAAGTGGTGTGGGTACGGAAGATGCTCGTCAGACTATAGTGAAACAGATAGAGGCTATAGATCTACCCGAAGGTTATACTATGCAATGGGAAGGTGAATATAAAGCAAGTACACAATCGAGTGCTTATTTATTTAAGTATTTCCCTTTGGCTATAATTCTTATGATAGCTATTCTTATAATGTTGTTTAAAGATTACAGAAAGCCTATTATCATATTCTGTTGTATACCTTTATTATTAATTGGTGTAATATTCGGAATGTTGATTTCTGGTAAGACTTTCGGCTTTGTAGCTATTGTTGGTGTATTGGGGCTTATAGGTATGATTATAAAGAACGGTATTGTGCTTATGGACGAGATAACGCTTCAATTAAATTCGGGTGTCGACCCACTTAAAGCTCTACTTGATAGTTCGTCAAGTCGTTTTCGCCCAGTAATGATGGCATCTCTTACTACCATACTCGGAATGATACCTTTGTTGGGTGATGACTTGTTTGGTCCACTTGCAGTAACCATTATGGGAGGCTTATTTGTTGGCACTATCATAACTTTACTTATAATACCAGTGCTTTATTCTTTATTTTTCAAAATTAAAATAACAAGACAATGAACAGAGTAAAATATATTTTAGCAAGTATCTGCTTATTGGTAACTTTTAATGTTTCGGCTCAACAAGCTGTAGTTACATTGCAACAATGTAGAACAATGGCTTTAGAAAACAATAAAAAGATAGCTATAGCTTCGGAGAATAAAACAAAAGCAGAACAAGATGTGAAGGCTTATCGCACTAATTATTTGCCTAAATTATCTGCTTCGGGTAATTATCTGTTTACTACATCAAGCTTAGAAAAGTCTATGAATCTTATGGGTATGATTCCTTTAGAGTTAGATTTGCAGCTTAATAATACTTATGTAGCTGGCATTAGTTTGGAACAGCCAATTTATATGGGAGGTAAAATAACTTCGGCTTATAAAATGGCTAAGATAGGGGAGGAAATAGCTGAACTTAATGAACAGAAAACACAAGAAGAAGTTATATTACTCGCCGATGAGGCTTACTGGACTTATGTTCAGACTTTAGAACTTACTAAAACGGTTAAAGCCTACAAAAGTTTGATAGAGAAACTTCTATCAGATGTAGAAAATGCTTATAACGCAGGAATGAAGCCTCGTAACGACTTATTGAAAGTGCAAGTTAGTCTTAATGAAGCCGAACTACAACTGTTGCAAGCCGAGAATGGCGTAACACTCTCAAGAATGAACCTTTGCCATACTTTAGGCTTGTCTCTTTCTACAGAACTTATGGTTGAAGATTATAATGATAAACAGGTAGTAACAGATTTGCCTACTCCTGATGTTGAGGCTCGTCCTGAATATTCTATACTTAATAAGCAGATAGATTTTAAGTCGCAACAGGTAAAGCTTGTGCGAAGTGAGTTTCTTCCTAATGTAGGTGTAATGGGTAATTTTGGTTATGCTAATGGATTAAAGTTTAACAATAATAAGTTACTTGATAAGACAGCTTTTTCGGCAGTAGTTTCGGTAAATATACCTATCTTTCGTTGGGGAGAGAGTGTAAATAAGGTTCGTAGTGCAAAGGCGGAAAAGAATATGGCAATACTTCAGCGTGATGAATTATCGGAACAAATGGAACTTGAACTACAACAGGCTATAAATACTTTAGACGAATCGGTTAAGGAAATAACTTTAGCCGAACGTTCTCTTGTTCAAGCTGAAGAGAATATGCAGGAGAGTCGCAACAGATACGATGCCGGCTTAGAAACAATGTCGGACTACTTGGAAGCGCAAACTCTATGGCAGCAAGCTAACTTTTCGCTTATAAAAGCTCGTACATCATCAAGATTAGCTGAAACTAAGTATCTTAAAGCAGCAGGGAAAATGCAATTAGGAGAGAATAACTAAGTTATGATGTTTTAGTTATTACTTCCATTCTACAATTCTTACAATCGAATTTTAGATTTAATTTATTTCCACCAGTAGCAAGATAAAGAGGTTCTTTTATGGGTTTATGGGTGCTGACTTTCGGACAATACCCTAACTGAAACTTAATGCAGTACTTAGTAAACATAAGTGTTGCATTAGTTTGAGGGTTAGCTTCGAAGGCTTCATCTATTGCCGTAACACCGTGTTGTGTGTAAAACTCACGAGCCTTACGGTTGTAAACATTTCCTTTATAGTCGAGTTCCGACTCGGGGTAAAGGTTATTAGTTGGCTGTATAGAATGAATAGGTTTACGAAGAGCAATTTTCCTTACCGACACTAAAGCATCTATAATGTTTCGTCTCATATCCGAGAGGATAGACGAGGGGATAAACCAGTTGTTTGTAAGCTTATTGCTCAATTCATTTAGTATGAAGTTGGTATTGCCAAGCTTACTTAACTGTCGATAGATGTTTTCTTTTTGGTCTTTCTGTGATAATTCTTTATCGAATGATGCTGTTACCGTTGCGCTGAACATATCTTCGTCGGTAGCAGTTAGCGAAAACCCAAAGTTATTTTCTTCGAGAATGAAGTCAACACTTATCTTTCGTTCTGCCGACTTTTTAGATAAAACCTTTTCAAACTCCTGATTGAAGTTTCTGTAAAGAGTAAGTCCTGTGTTTAGTCGAGGCATTTCGGCAGGATATATCTTTTCTCCATCAACCTTATTAACTCTAAAGCCTTGAACTTCCTTCTTTTCGTTGATAAAGCATAGCCCATCGCCATTGTTGATAGATTTAAGGCTTGATAATGTAAAGTAATATCCTTTCAGTTCTTTAATGCTCCCTAATAGCTCCCCTTGTGATTTAGGAGAAAGAGATAATAGTTTGTTGTTTCTTTCATTTAGAAAGTAATCGGTAAACCCTCTGTTGAAACTCTTTTCGGGGTTGGGAAGGAAAAAACAAGTGCTTTTACCAGACGAAGACGCTCTATATTCTTCTCTTCTTTCGAAAATCTTATCAAGTTCTTTGCGGTAATAAGCAGTAATGTTTTTTACGTAAGAAATATCTTTTAATCGTCCCTCTATTTTGAAAGAAGAAACACCAGCATCTAATAACTTCTCTAAGTTTGCCGACTGATTTAAGTCTTTCAGAGATAGTAGATGTCGGTTGGAAGCAATAACATTATTCTCGCCATCGATTAAATTATAAGGCAGTCTACAATACTGAGCGCACTCGCCTCTGTTTGCACTTCTACCCGAAAGAGCTTGACTTATATAGCATTGTCCGCTATAAGAGGTACATAAAGCTCCGTGTACAAACACTTCTAAAGGTACGGACGTGCTATTAGATATATTCTTTATTTCAGATAATGATAACTCACGAGCAAGTACTACCTGTGCAAATCCTGCATCTTCGAGAAACTTAACCTTATCAATAGTGCGATTGTCTGTTTGTGTGCTTGCGTGAATGGCTATAGGAGGTAGGTTTAAGTTTACTATCCCCATATCTTGGATAATTATAGCATCGGCATTGATGCGATATAAATCCCAAATAAGACTTTCTACTTCTTTTAATTCCGAATCTTTAAGAATAGTATTGATAGCCACATAAACCTTAGCATTAAACAGATGGGCGTAATCAATTAGTTCAGAAATATCATCTAAGGAATTACCAGCAGCCGACCTTGCACTAAACTTAGGCGCGCCTATATATATAGCATCGGCACCGTGATTGATAGCCTCTATACCTATCTCTTTGTTCTTTGCCGGAGCCAGAAGTTCTATCTTTCTAACAATTTTCATATTAAATTTGATTTGGACAGACGTAATAACTTAACCAATTTTTGAATAATAGATTAGCGTGAGCTCTCCATTTTACCGAGATAGGATTGTTAGGATTGTTATCGATATAGTAATTTGCAGGAATATGTATTGGTAAACCTTTGTTGATGTCGCGTATGTATTCGTTGTTAAGAGCTTCGGGAGCATATTCGGAGTGTCCGGTAATGAAAATGTCTTTACCATTACGAGCCATAACGATATAAACTCCAGACTCGTTAGACTCAGAAACAATTTCAAGTTCGGGGTGTTTCAAAATATCTTCTTTACGAATTTCAGTATGCCTACTGTGAGGAACGAAAAACTCATCATCGAAACCCTTAAACAAAGGCAAGCGATTGTTAGATAGGGTATGCTTGAATATGCCAAACATCTTTTTGTTTAACTCATACTTAGGTACACCATAGAAATGATATAGAGCAGCCTGTGCAGCCCAACAAATATACAAGGTAGACTTAATGTTTTCGGAAGCCCAATTAAATATGCTTTGCAATTCTTGCCAATAGTTTACGTCTTCGTACTCTAATAACTCTACAGGAGCTCCGGTAATTATTAGTCCATCGTAATGTTTATCTTTAATATCTTCAAAGTTTTTGTAGAAAGCATTAAGATGTTCTTCTGGCGTATTCTTGCTTTTATGAGATTTAATCTTTATAAAATCAAGATTAATATTAAGAGGATAGCTATGTAATAGACGCACGAAATCAGTTTCTGTAACTATTTTAGTAGGCATTAAATTCAGTAATGCAATATTAAGAGTAGAGCCATTGACAGGCGAAAGTTTTTGTTCTTCAACAACAAAAATATTTTCTTTCTTTAGTATTTCTACTGCGGGCAAACTATCGGGAATATATATTGGCATAATTATTTGTCTTTACAGACTGCGAAGATAATAGAAAAACGCAAAGCTTGTAATATAGCTTTGCGTTTTTTTAATATAAGGGTTATGATTTGCTACTTATACTACACCCTGAGCAAGCATTGCTTTAGCGATTTTCATAAACCCGGCAATGTTTGCACCTTTAACGTAATTGATATAACCATTGTTTTCTTTGCCATATATTACGCATTGTTCGTGAATAGAGTTCATTATCTGAAGCAGTTTAGCATCTACTTCGTTGGCAGTCCACTGAATATGCATAGCATTTTGAGTCATCTCTAAGCCAGAGGTGGCAACACCACCAGCATTTACAGCTTTGCCAGGACCATAGATTATCTTATTCTCTATAAATAATTCAGTAGCCGCAGTGGTACAACCCATATTTGAAAGTTCACCAACACATATTACACCATTGTTGATAAGATTACGAGCATCTTCTTCATTCAATTCGTTTTGAGTAGCACAAGGAAGAGCTATGTCTACCTTTTGTTCCCAAGGACGTTTGTTAGGGAAAAACTCTACTCCATACTTTTCGGCATAAGGTCTAACAATATCTTCGCCAGAAGCACGTAGTTCGAGCATATATTCTATTTTGTCTCCTGTAATACCATCGGGGTCATAAACATAACCGTCAGGTCCTGAAATTGTAACAACCTTACCTCCTAACTGAGAAGCTTTAAGAGCAGCACCCCAAGCAACATTGCCAAAACCGGATAGTGCTATAGTTTTACCTTTTATATCTAAGTTATGAGCTTTAAGCATATTAACAACAAAGTATATTCCTCCAAAGCCAGTCGCTTCGGGACGAACAAGCGAACCTCCAAAATCTAAACCTTTACCTGTGAATGCACCTGTGTTTTCGTGTGCAAGTTTTTTATACATACCGTACATATAACCAACTTCGCGAGCTCCAACGCCTAAGTCTCCAGCGGGAACATCGGTGTCTGGACCTATATGTCTCCATAGCTCAAGTATAAAAGCTTGGCAGAATCGCATAACTTCAGCATCAGATTTGCCTTTAGGAGAGAAGTCGGAGCCTCCTTTGCCTCCACCCATGGGAAGTGTTGTGAGAGCATTCTTAAATGTTTGTTCGAAACCTAAAAATTTTAAGATAGAAAGGTTTACTGAAGGGTGAAAGCGTATACCTCCTTTATAAGGACCAATAGCATTATTGTGCTGTACTCGGTAGCCTAAGTTTACCTGAACTTTACCTTTGTCGTTAACCCAAGGTATTTTGAAAGAAAAGATACGATCAGGTTCAACTAATCGCTCTATAATACTTGCCTTTTCAAACTCAGGATGTTCGTTATAAACATCTTCTATTGTGGAGAGAACTTCCTCTACAGCTTGTAGGTACTCCTTTTCTCCTGGGTGCTTAGCCTCTAAGGCTTGAAGAATACTTTCTGTTTTCATACTAATTAAATTTAAATAGTAACTCTCCCCAAACTTACTGTATTTTATTTTATATTTGTGCTAAATATCGAAATAATTTATCAATCAATAAGAAATAATATGGTAGAGCGAGCTATTGATATGAAAAAATTAGTGCTTAAAGATGTGTCTTTCGCTAATTTAATGAACAAACGAATACTAAATGTTTTACTGATAGCAACACCTTACGATGCTTTTATGCTCGAAGATGATGGGCGTATCGACGAACAAATATTTAATGAATATACATCTTTGAGTCTTCGTTATCCTCCTCGTTTTACTCAGGTTTCGACAGAGAGAGAAGCTATATCGGCAATGACGCAAATAAACTTCGACCTTGTTATTTGTATGCCTAATATGGACGATTCGGATATCTTTGTAACTGCTAATAGAATAAAAGAGCTTTATCCTCTTATTCCTATTATAGTGCTAACTCCTTTCTCGCGTGAAGTGTCGAAAAGAATATCAAACGAAGACTTATCTTCTATCGATTATATATTTAGTTGGTTGGGCAATGCTCAGCTTTTGTTAGCTATCATAAAGTTGTTGGAAGATAGAATGAATGTAGATGATGATATTGAGTCGGTGGGAGTACAAACTATTCTTATTGTAGAAGACTCTATAAGATTTTATTCATCGGCTTTGCCTCTTATCTACCAGTTTATTTTGTTACAATCTAAAGAGTTTTCTAAAGAAGCTCTTAATGCTCACCAACAAACACTCAGAATGCGAGGACGACCAAAGGTGCTTCTTGCCCGTTCTTATGAAGAGGCAGAAACCTTGTATGATAAATACAAACATAATATGTTGGGAGTTGTTTGTGATATGAGTTTTAGTCATAACGATAAGAAAGACGATTTAGCAGGATATAAACTCGGTTGTAAAATAAGAAAAGAAGATAGATTTGTTCCTATTATCTTTGATTCGTCAGACCCCTCGAATAAGGTGTATGCTGAAGAACTAAGATGTAGTTTTGTGGATAAAAACTCTAAAACATTCCCATTAGACTTAAGAAGAGAAATAAAGAACAACTTTGGCTTTGGCGATTTTATAATTATAAATCCTCAGACAAGAGAAGAAGTTATGAGGGTAACATCTC from Dysgonomonadaceae bacterium PH5-43 includes these protein-coding regions:
- a CDS encoding AraC family transcriptional activator of pobA (product_source=KO:K18954; cath_funfam=1.10.10.60; cog=COG2207; ko=KO:K18954; pfam=PF12833; smart=SM00342; superfamily=46689), whose translation is MSINPTPLNKKREELTNEGYLLFDSDSTNFHSLKDKGPMILDSGVIVFICIAGTAKIAVDINTIDIKRGSFVLLLPYSVVQVIEISEDARIKLVTTGFGFLDKLAMSQPVENYISHIREEPYIHLTEEQLKEAHKIYEFIEQQYIKVQGPLKQEIRNSLMTILALEIVNYFAANQPKEKRCLSHQEQVFRNFTISLVKNIKEHRRVEFYAEEACLTPKYFSKIIKNRSGKLPSEWIAERTVMLIKFLLDNTSKSIQEISHELNFPNQSFFTRYFKGHTGVTPTEYRE
- a CDS encoding RND family efflux transporter MFP subunit (product_source=TIGR01730; cath_funfam=2.40.50.100; cog=COG0845; ko=KO:K21137; pfam=PF13437,PF13533; superfamily=111369; tigrfam=TIGR01730; transmembrane_helix_parts=Outside_1_14,TMhelix_15_37,Inside_38_396); this encodes MLYNKTIKKGNNGQYTGFINKYSVVIVAYLCVMKMLYKKINELNMKKSLVLMLAVFLLVGCKDAKQDKAVVRNVKVDTVTVYGEVSSSTFPGKVIASSDINLAFRVGGPISKVYVGVGSYVRKGQVLAEIDSRDYEVQLAATEAEYNRIKNEAERIAKLYEKGTVTPNDYDKARFGYKQIESKLNAHRNALKDTKLIAPSDGYVQKRLFEPGETVGAGMPVISMINTGLGEVEINIPSSDYIRRESFDSYYCTVDIYSGKTFNLEPIGITRKANANQLYTMRFRLKDENKEMPGPGMSVMVTINYKPEDSNMVVVPNVAVFNADNINKVWVYNKENETVSAKSVELVNILSNGMAVISSGLTVGDVVVSAGVHSLKEGEKVKLLPNTSSTNIGGML
- a CDS encoding multidrug efflux pump subunit AcrB (product_source=COG0841; cath_funfam=1.20.1640.10,3.30.2090.10; cog=COG0841; pfam=PF00873; superfamily=82693,82714,82866; transmembrane_helix_parts=Outside_1_14,TMhelix_15_34,Inside_35_335,TMhelix_336_358,Outside_359_361,TMhelix_362_384,Inside_385_390,TMhelix_391_413,Outside_414_432,TMhelix_433_452,Inside_453_464,TMhelix_465_487,Outside_488_879,TMhelix_880_902,Inside_903_908,TMhelix_909_928,Outside_929_932,TMhelix_933_955,Inside_956_980,TMhelix_981_1000,Outside_1001_1009,TMhelix_1010_1032,Inside_1033_1041); translated protein: MIDFGGWGLKNSKLVYFLVFILTIGGVLAIRSMGKLEDPELIVKQAMVVTTYPGASAHQVELEVTDVLEKSIRTMKDVDYVESRSMNDLSMITINLSTLVPNNGVEDVWNILRRKVSDVQSQLPEGASASIVKDDFGDVMGMFYAMTSDGFTDRELGDYADLLKRNILEIEGVSRVDIYGQGKECINIELYEDKLANLGVSPAEVLSTLTGQNKTVYSGYYEAGGSRIRLSVNDRYRDVSDIEELLLQGHQGDQFRLKDIAKVSLGYESPVRNMLNYDNKKALGITISAVTEADITQVGAKVEKLIEDLTNNRLPVGIELHKVFFQPDRVHNSLNSFWINLTESVLIVVILLIIFMGFKSGIIIGVNLIIIIFGSVLVLNFTGGTLQRVSLASFVLAMGMLVDNAIVILDGILIDLKRGIPRKEALTNIGKKTAMPLLGATLIAILAFFPIYLSPDTAGIYVRDLFIVLAVSLIISWILALVYVPIQADRMIKASNDKSNEDPFASKGYKALRKVLTWTLNNRTITISCTVILLFVALLCYRLLPQGFFPDMDYDQLYIEYKLPEGNSSDKVEEDLISITDYLLSRDEITHVTTSVGGTPARYNLVRSVAEPSLSYGELIVDYTSSKKLVSTIDEIQQYLTDHYPQAYVRLKRYNLMYKKYPIEVQFNGPDPAVLRNLTEQALDIMDKSDAIFLTKSDWEPKTPTFMVDYNQSIARNVGLSRQDVGLSLLSATNGIPASVFYDSNQRQTIYLKCVNSEGKPIENLQNASVFGMIPSLNFLNKELIQGLITGAYTEEDVLNEMMSTVPLSQVADGVKLVWEDPLVIRYNNQRAMRAQGNPVSGVGTEDARQTIVKQIEAIDLPEGYTMQWEGEYKASTQSSAYLFKYFPLAIILMIAILIMLFKDYRKPIIIFCCIPLLLIGVIFGMLISGKTFGFVAIVGVLGLIGMIIKNGIVLMDEITLQLNSGVDPLKALLDSSSSRFRPVMMASLTTILGMIPLLGDDLFGPLAVTIMGGLFVGTIITLLIIPVLYSLFFKIKITRQ
- a CDS encoding outer membrane protein TolC (product_source=COG1538; cath_funfam=1.20.1600.10; cleavage_site_network=SignalP-noTM; cog=COG1538; pfam=PF02321; smart=SM01408; superfamily=56954; transmembrane_helix_parts=Inside_1_6,TMhelix_7_26,Outside_27_438) is translated as MNRVKYILASICLLVTFNVSAQQAVVTLQQCRTMALENNKKIAIASENKTKAEQDVKAYRTNYLPKLSASGNYLFTTSSLEKSMNLMGMIPLELDLQLNNTYVAGISLEQPIYMGGKITSAYKMAKIGEEIAELNEQKTQEEVILLADEAYWTYVQTLELTKTVKAYKSLIEKLLSDVENAYNAGMKPRNDLLKVQVSLNEAELQLLQAENGVTLSRMNLCHTLGLSLSTELMVEDYNDKQVVTDLPTPDVEARPEYSILNKQIDFKSQQVKLVRSEFLPNVGVMGNFGYANGLKFNNNKLLDKTAFSAVVSVNIPIFRWGESVNKVRSAKAEKNMAILQRDELSEQMELELQQAINTLDESVKEITLAERSLVQAEENMQESRNRYDAGLETMSDYLEAQTLWQQANFSLIKARTSSRLAETKYLKAAGKMQLGENN
- a CDS encoding collagenase-like PrtC family protease (product_source=COG0826; cog=COG0826; ko=KO:K24847; pfam=PF01136,PF12392; superfamily=51366) encodes the protein MKIVRKIELLAPAKNKEIGIEAINHGADAIYIGAPKFSARSAAGNSLDDISELIDYAHLFNAKVYVAINTILKDSELKEVESLIWDLYRINADAIIIQDMGIVNLNLPPIAIHASTQTDNRTIDKVKFLEDAGFAQVVLARELSLSEIKNISNSTSVPLEVFVHGALCTSYSGQCYISQALSGRSANRGECAQYCRLPYNLIDGENNVIASNRHLLSLKDLNQSANLEKLLDAGVSSFKIEGRLKDISYVKNITAYYRKELDKIFERREEYRASSSGKSTCFFLPNPEKSFNRGFTDYFLNERNNKLLSLSPKSQGELLGSIKELKGYYFTLSSLKSINNGDGLCFINEKKEVQGFRVNKVDGEKIYPAEMPRLNTGLTLYRNFNQEFEKVLSKKSAERKISVDFILEENNFGFSLTATDEDMFSATVTASFDKELSQKDQKENIYRQLSKLGNTNFILNELSNKLTNNWFIPSSILSDMRRNIIDALVSVRKIALRKPIHSIQPTNNLYPESELDYKGNVYNRKAREFYTQHGVTAIDEAFEANPQTNATLMFTKYCIKFQLGYCPKVSTHKPIKEPLYLATGGNKLNLKFDCKNCRMEVITKTS